TGAGCAAAGAGTTAGGTGTGGGATCTCAGTGTGGTAAGTGTTGTAACTGCGCTAAGAAAATACTGAACGAAAAGCTAATCGACATCGTGGATGTGACTGAGCAAGTTGCCTGATCAAATTTTCGTTCAAACCATTTTCTCAAAAAAGGGCTTTAAAGCCCTTTTTTAGTATTACATCTGCGTCTGCAGGTAGTTTTCGATACCGGTGACTTTGATAAGGTGTTGCTGGGTCTCAAGCCAGTCGATTTGTTCTTCCTGTTCATTGAGGATATTGTCGAGCGCTTCACGACTAATGTAGTCCTGTTTTTCTTCACACAATGCAATCGCGTCAACCAGATCTCCCAAGGACGCTTGCTCAAATGCCATATTGGCCGCAATCATTTCCTCGCTGTTTTCACCAATTTTGAGTCGCCCCAGGTCCTGGAGGTTAGGCAAACCTTCCAGAAACAGAATTCGCTCAATCAG
The window above is part of the Pseudoalteromonas rubra genome. Proteins encoded here:
- the bfr gene encoding bacterioferritin, with the protein product MKGDKAVITALNTVLANELVGINQYFLHARMFKDFGFTQLDKADYKTSIQKMKNADRLIERILFLEGLPNLQDLGRLKIGENSEEMIAANMAFEQASLGDLVDAIALCEEKQDYISREALDNILNEQEEQIDWLETQQHLIKVTGIENYLQTQM
- a CDS encoding (2Fe-2S)-binding protein translates to MYICICHGVTDKKIAESIDDGARSMRDLSKELGVGSQCGKCCNCAKKILNEKLIDIVDVTEQVA